A window of Gudongella oleilytica genomic DNA:
TATGTAATGTTTATGGGATAGAATATGACATAATCAAACACTATAGTGGGTAATATTTTCTCCAGGTGGTACAATTTGTATGGTAATCGGATTCTTTTTCTTTTATCACAATTTATCTCATTAAATTATTTAGTATTCTTCAATAAAAAGACTAAGAAATATATTGATAAATTAAAGGGATATTCTATTGAGGGGAGGGCTAAGAAATGAGCTATGATAGTATAATAAAGTGTCTTGATGAAGCAGTTAGAATAAGTAGAGGTGAGCTTAAAGGAAGAAGACATAAAATCATAATTAGACCGGTTTCTAATTTTGATAAGGAAGAAATCAAAACACTAAGGGGAAAATTGAACCTTACCCAGATAAATTTTGCACAATTATTAGGAGTATCTAAGAAGACGATAGAAGCTTGGGAAAATGGCAAGAATACTCTCCCAGGACCAGCAAGAAGGATTTTTGAGCTGCTTGAAGAAAATCCCAATTTTGTGACCTATTCATTTTGGTAACTCGAAAATATTTATAATTAACCCTTAAATCTCCCATAACACAACACATTGAGGCAGATTGATTATTACGATATAATAATACCTAGATTCTACGTGTGAGACATCGAAATAGCCCTTAAAGCAAGCTGTAATAATGATTAAGCCAAAACCGATCTTTCACCCATTGGGTGAAAGAAAACAATAGCAGAAAGATACTATTTATATGTTTTTTGCCTTGCTCATTGGGTAAGAATATAGCAATAGAAACGCTGCGAAGGAGATGGCCTATGATTAATAAAATTGATTTTAATGCTAAGAATCTAACCTCAAATGCAGGACTTTTCCTTCTGCTAGAGAATGTAAAAAACAATGCCATTTTTGAGATGATTGAAAATAATCTCATCTTTGAGAGTGACTCTGTAAACAAAATCAAAATGAATCATATTAAGACCATGCTCTGTGGACATTTTATAGGTATAGATAAGCTAGAACGTTTGAAGCTCTTAAAAACCGATCCGCTCGTTCGTGAATTCGATATTTCTGTAAAAGAACCTGAAACAGTATCAAGGTTCTTGGGGAAATTCAACTTTAAGACAACACAAATGTTCAGAGAAATCAACTTCAAAGTATTCAAAAAACTACTGTCTAAAAGCAAACTGACATCCATCACTATTGATATTGATAGCAGTGTTATAAACGTAGAAGGCCATCAAGAAGGCGCTACCAAAGGATACAATCCTAAAAAGCTAGGCAACAGGTGCTACAATATCCAGTTTGCATTTTGCGACGAATTGAAAGCATTCGTCACTGGGTTTTTTAGAAGTGGCAATACTTACACTGCAAATGGTGCTGCTGAACTGATTAAAGAAATCGTAGCTACCCTGAAAAAAGACGACTTAGAAATTTTATTTCGAATGGATAGTGGTTACTTTGATGAAGAAATCATTGAAACAATCGAGTCTCTTGGATGCAAATACTTAATCAAAGCAAAAGCTTATTCAACACTTACATCTCAGGTGGCGGATTTATCCATTCCATTCGTTAAGGGTACAGAAGGTAGAGAAACTACAGAATTGTTTACGAAGTTAGATAAGTGGGAGAAAAAAAGAAGATTTGTAGTATCTCGCGTACTAAAACCAGAAAAAGAGAGAGCGCAATTATCACTTTTAGAAGGCTATGAGTACGAGTATTTTTTCTTTGTGACAAATACAAAATTGCTGTCAGAAGCGGTGGTTATCTCATATGAAAAGCGTGGGAACGCTGAAAATTATATCAAAGAAGCTAAATACGACATGGCAGTGGGTCAACTTCTGCTAAAATCATTTTGGGCAAATGAAGCAGTCTTTCAAATGATGATGTTATCATACAATCTGTTTCTGTTATTTAAGTTTGACTACCTTGCCGTGTCTGAATACAGACAGCAAATCAAAACATTCCGTCTGAAATACGTGTTTCTTGCTGCCAAAATTATTAAAACGGCTAGGTCTGTCATTATGAAACTGTCTGAAAAATTTCCTTATAAGGAAGTGTATGAAAAATGTTTATGTTGAGTTTTGAAAAGAATGTCCTTAATATTTCAGGTCTAATGTTGCTTCAATAAGGGGCTTATTAAGCGCTTTCAAAATCAAGTGCTATAAGAGTATTAGAAATGATTTTGTTGAAAGGGGGTGCATGAAATGTTAAAATGTAGAAGCAACTACTTGAATTCTTCGTAGGTTCATCGGAAATATCGATGTTTAATGGTTTTCGTAAAGCGACGTAGAATTTAGGTATCAGTGAAGGAGGCTTCAAAATGAAAGGTTTTGCAATGAAGAGAATCGGTGAAGTTGGTTGGGTTGAGAAAGATGCTCCAAAATGCGGGCCCTTGGATGCCATTTGCCGTCCAATTGCATTGGCTCCTTGCACATCTGATATACACACTGTATATGAAGGTGCACTTGGGGAGAGGGAAGACATGATACTTGGGCACGAAGCTGTTGGAGAGATAGTTGAAGTTGGTGAGTTGGTCAATGACTTTAAAGTTGGTGATAAGGTCTTAGTACCGGCAATCACTCCTGATTGGGGGGCGCTGGAATCCCAAAGAGGATTTGCCATGCACTCAGGGGGAATGCTTTCAGGATGGAAATTCTCAAATTTCAAAGATGGAGTTTTTGGAGAACTATTCCACGTTAACGAAGCAGATGCAAACCTGGCCCTATTGCCAGAAGGTATGGACCCAGCAACGGGAACAATGCTTAGTGATATGGTTCCAACAGGTTTTCATGGTGCAGAGATGGCTGAAGTAACTTATGGAGAAGATGTATTGGTAGTTGGAATTGGTCCTGTGGGATTGATGGCGGTTGCAGGATCTGCTTTGAAGGGGGCAGCTAGAATATTAGCTGTGGGCACAAGACCTAACTGCATTGAAGTTGCAAAAGAGTACGGTGCCACAGACATAATCAGCTACAAGGAAGGTCCAATAGAAGAGCAGGTTATGTCACTTACAAGGGGTAAGGGTGTTGACAAGGTTATTCTTGCAGGAGGAGGCTTGGAAACATTCAAAACCGGTGTAAAAGTCATAAAACCTGGAGGTATAATCTCAAACATAAATTACCTGGGTAGTGGTGAGAATATTGAAATACCAAGAGTTGAATGGGGAGTTGGTATGGGCCACATTAAAATAGTGGGTGGATTGATGCCAGCAGGTAGAATGAGAACTGAAAGACTAGCTAACTTGATCATGGCTGGCCGTTTGGATCCATCAAAACTGCTTACCCACAGATTTGAGGGCATGGAGAGTTTGGATAAAGCCTTAGATCTTATGCATAGGAAGCCAGCTGACTTGATCAAGCCAGTTATTACTATCAAGTATTAAACAAGCGGGGACGGTTCTTTTTGTTTAAAACAAAAAGAACCGTCCCCGACGTTTTGGGTATTTTCATTTACTTCATATCTTCAATTGAATTGTTGGCCACGACCATTCCAAAACCTACTGCTCCCTGTATTCCAAAATAATTAATAACGATGTTATTGATGAAATAGAAAGTCATGTAGACGAAAATGATAGGAACAGCAGGAAGCTATACTCTAGAAAGATCTGTAAAGAAATTGATAGAATGAATAATATAATTAAAGAAAAGTTGAGTATAGTAAGAAAATTTGAAAATAAAATTTAGACTGTTGTATTATTCTATATTAGCCATATATTATATTAGGTATATGCCTAGTAACTGCCTAGTATAATCCCACATTTGACAGTTAAAAATCAAAAAAAGCTTAGAACATGTTGTAATAACAACGTTCTAAGCTTTTTCATATTACTCGAAAAGTGCGTACCTTTTTTAGCATAAAGTAAAGACCGAGAAAAGCTATGAGGAAGTTTTGGATACCTTAAAGGTAAAACTTAAGGAAAGAGGCTTTGGAGTCTTGTGGGAACTGGATAATAATTATATGAGGTATTTGATTTGAACGAATTATTCAGTAGAGATAAAGCGGACCTTTTCAATATTATATCGAGTTATGTACCATTAAAATTGATTGGAGAAAGACAGATTAAGTTTATTAAATACCTTGGAGAGGATCTGGGTTATGATTGGGAATAAATTTTTATATGATCTATATAAAATAAATGACTTGGACACAAGTTTGAACCAGCTTATGGAGTCATTAAAATCAAAGGATGAAAACTTCATTGATAGCTTAAATACTCCTGTTGATTCAGAGGTTTGTGATGAGGATGAAATCATATATTTGACTAAAGCATCAGCATTAATTGACTACTATAGTTTTCAGGAGGTAATAAAGCGTGGAAATAACAATCAGAAAAGTAAAGCCGGAGGATCTGGACGTTATTCCGGAGTATAGAAATCAAGGTGTAGCAGCAAAGCTTATGAAGCATCTGACAGACGCTTCTTTGAAAAACGGACGCAAGGGACTCATCCTCACCTGCAAGGAGCATTTGATCCATTACTACTCCAAGGTTGGGTTTGTAAACTTGGGTGTATCTGATTCTACTCATGGAGGGGCAGTTTGGTATGATATGATACTGGAAATACAAAAATGAAAAAGCATATTAAGTTTCCGATCTACTCCCTCACAGTTCTAATTTTGATTTTTGTTACCATAGCTATTATGCCTTCTATACGAAGCCATATCATCATGGGAGCAGCATCATGGAAGGAATCATTTAATGTTGTCGGCAAGAATGACGGATTGAGCATTCAATTTGCTGATCCTGGTAGTGCCCGAGCTGAGGGTCTAAGCTGGTTTCCCCGCATGCTCCTATTCAATGCTACTGGGGTCCCACTTTCCGATCTATATATTTCCGAAGAGGGGACTGCAGATATTTCCATTTACTACACCTTTGGAGATTTTGTCCAAGGCAGATCTACGATATATGACATTGATTCCCCGTATAGCAGTGCTTTTTATGGAGCTTATACTATAAGGTTAAAGCCTGTGGAAGGCTCCGTTGACCTCAGCTTGATGGAACTCATTGAGTCTGTTACTATGTACGATTACACGAACCTTATACTTTCCCAGCTTGGATTGAACAGTGAGGATCTGTATTTTGAGGCAGAAACAGATAGTATAAGTAATTATATTAACGCATTTGGATCAGATGGATGGGTGAAGATCGACGCAAAAATTAAAACTCGAGCAATGGCTCACAAAGCGAATGGATTTAAGCAGCATTACCTTCAATTTGGTAAGCCAAAAACTTATAAAGAAGATTTTGATTTCCCTCCTATGACCTTATTTGGAAGGACCTATGCTAAGTGCTTCAAAGAAAAGGATATCTATGTTATTTTTTACATTCAGGCAGCTGATGAGGGTTTGGTAAATAGTACGGACAGATATCTTTTATCTCAAAGTAAAGTTAGTATAGAAGATCAGAAATAGCCCTGCAAATTTTGCACCATGCAAATATTGCAGGGCTATTTTTGTTGCTTTTTTGCAATCTACTATCGCTAAAAAAAAGAATCGCTACAAAATAGACATTTTATTTTATCGAAAATACTTGGCTCGAAAATTGCATATATGTATTGTGAATAAGTGTATTGAAAATTGACCATAGAAGGGAGTGTAAGGGGAAAGCGTTAGCAATAAACTGGAATTATTTGCAACATACTTTCAAATACTAAAGGAGGATATTATGAAATTCGAATTGGTTGAAGGTCTAATGTCAATTAGTCTTGACTCAGCAGTTACTCTGGCACTCGCCGCGGCATTATTACTTATTGGTTTTTTCGTAAAAGGTAAGGTCAAAATTCTTGATAAATACTGTATTCCTGCACCTGTAATCGGCGGCTTCATATTCATGTTCGTTACCTGGTTAGGTCATCTTTCGGGATCGTTCGCATTTTCTTTTGAAAATATATTTCAAAGCGCGTTCATGCTTGCATTCTTTACAACAGTAGGGCTTGGGGCAAGCTACAAGCTCCTTGTCAAGGGTGGTAAATTACTTATAGTATACTGGCTTGTTGCCGGCGTGATCTCAATTATCCAGAATACATTGGGAATTGCTGTAGCAAAGGTAATTGGGCTTGAAGCACCATATGCACTTCTTGCCAGTGCAATATCAATGATAGGCGGACACGGAGCAGCACTTTCCTACGGTACGACATTTGCAGAAATGGGCTATGAGGTTGCACCACTCGTTGGAGCAGCAGCGGCAACCTTTGGTTTGATATCTGCAGTTCTTATTGGCGGACCTCTTGGAAGAAGACTTATCGTAAAGTACGACCTGAAGCCGGAAGAGGATTCAACCTTTGATACTTCTGTTACTGACATCAACGTTAGTACTGGCCATAAGCTAAGCTCACTTGATATAATAAAGAATGTATCAGCGATACTTATTTGTATGGCTTTTGGTACAATAATAGCCGGATGGATCAGCAAGATAATCAACATGGGCTTCCCAACATATGTTGGAGCGATGTTTGTAGCAGTTATTCTTAGAAACGTAAACGAAAAGTTTCACCTTTACAAGTTTGATTTTGCACTTGTTGATGAAATTGGTAATGTAATGCTTAATCTTTACCTTTCACTTGCGCTTATGACTTTGAAGCTTTGGGAGCTCTCGGGTCTTATCGGTGGAGTACTGATAGTGCTCTTCGTACAAGTTGTCGTTCTTTCACTTCTTGGCTATTTCGTAGTCTTCAGAATACTTGGGAAGAACTACGATGCAGCAGTTATGGTTGCAGGTCTTGCAGGTCATGGACTTGGAGCGACTCCATCAGCTATAGTTAATATGACAGCAGTAAATGAGAAGTACGGTATGAGCAGAAAGGCTATGATGATAGTTCCAATAGTTGGAGCCTTTCTTGTAGACATTATCTATCAGCCACAGACTATTTGGTTTATAAAGACGTTTGTTGAAAGCTTGGTATAGTATTAGAAGGAGGTTAATATGAAGAAATTAATGGAATGTGTTCCAAATTTCAGCGAGGGAAGAAATCTGGAGGTAGTAGAAAATATAGTTGATGAAGCAAGAAAGATAGATGGCATAACTATACTTGACTACTCTTCAGACAAGGACCACAACAGAACAGTTTTAACTATGATCGGCGCACCCGACAAAATCAAGGAAGCAGCCATCAACACAGCTAAAAAGGCTGCAGAGCTTATCGATATGACCAAGCACGAGGGAGCACACCCAAGGATGGGAGCGACGGATGTTGTTCCGTTTACTCCCGTATCGAACGTAACAATCGCTGAGTGCATTGAGATTGCGAAGGAAGTAGCAGCTGAGATTGGAAGCTGGGGGATACCCGTATACCTGTATGAGGATGCTTGCACTAAAGAAGACAGAAGAAACCTTGCATCAGTGAGAAAGGGTCAATACGAAGGGTTCTTTGAGAAGATAAAGGACGAGGAATGGAAGCCGGACTTTGGCCCGCAGGAGATGAATGCAAAGAGCGGAGCAACTGCAGTTGGTGCCAGAGTACCTCTTGTGGCCTTCAACGTCAACCTCGATACTCCAAACGTTGAAATCGCTGATAAAATAGCTAAGAAGGTAAGACATCTTGGCGGCGGTTTGAGATACGTCAAGGCAATTGGACTTAAGCTTGAGGAGAGAAACCAGACTCAAGTATCAATGAACCTTGTAAACTATGAAAAGTCAGCAGTATATCAGGCGTTCGAAATGGTTAAGATGGAAGCCAGAAGATACGGTGTCAACGTAGTTGGAAGCGAGGTGATTGGAACTATTCCTATGAAGTCGCTGATTGATGTAGCAGAGTACTATCTTCAAATTGAAAACTTCAGTATCGAGCAAATACTTGAGAAGAGACTTCTTGACGAGCAATAAAGAATAATGGGATACCCCATAGGGCTTGCCTGATGCGGGCCCTATGTCTTAAGAAATCAGGAGGAGAATGGAATATGGATTACAAGGGTATAATGGAGCTTATACTCGATACAGATGATGTAACAGTCGGGGGAGGAAGTGCATCAGCGCTGTCCGGAGCCCTGGCTTGCGGTCTTATCGGAATGGTATGCAAGCTATCCACAAAGAAGGATTACGGATTGTCTGCAGAGGCTCAGCTTGAGTATGCAAAGGAGCTTGAGGATATAAGAGAAAAGCTTCTTCAAGGGATCGTCACCGATGCAAATGCGTATGGTGTGATCATTGATGCCTACAAGCTTCCAAAGGAGACTGACGAAGAAAAGGAAATAAGGAAGAAGGCGATCGCTGATGCTGGAATTGTTGGAGCATCAGCACCAATGGAGAATGCAAAGCTTTGCAGAAGGGTTTATGATATCGGCAAGGAGCTTGACGGGAAAACAAATCCAAATTGTCAATCTGACCTTGTTATCGGATTCGAGCTTGCGAAGATCGGGACTAACGGCTGTCTGATGAATATTGAGGCCAATCTTCCTCTGGTAAAGGACGAAGTTAAGATAGCCGAGTTCAATAAAGCTCTGGTTGAGCTGAGGATAGACTAGTTAAGGTTCCTTCGAGTAAAAGGAAGGTGGGTCATATGAAGGCTAAAATAATAAAAAGGGAAGATTTCATTACCGCCAAATGGGCAGGTGGTGAAACCACTCAACTTGCCATATACCCTGAGAATGCAGTATTCGCAGACAGGGATTTTTTATGGAGGATATCCTCTGCAACCTTTACGGCAACAGAGTCGACTTTTTCCGATTTTACAGGGTATCAGAGGTATATTCTGCCATTAAAGGGCGAGCTTTCTATATATCACAATGGCCTGTATGACAGACACTTAAAGCCATATGAAGTGGAGTACTTTGACGGAGCCTGGACAACGAGATCCACTAACTCTCCTGACTGCAGAGACTTTAATTTTATAGTAAAAAGCGGAAGCCTGGCCAGACTTCAGGTACTTCTGGAGGGAGAGGAATATTTTGTAAGGGAGTCTGCAATTGCAGCATTTTTCTCCATGGATGATTTTGAGATCGAGCATATTAGCTATGAAGAAAGAATAGGCATTGAAGGATTCTCTCTATATGTCCTTGAGACGGATAGTGAAGAGTGGATAAGGATATTTAATGCAGAGTCACCGGTTATAGTTGCTGAGTATATTTTGAAATGACAAGAATGCCTCCATTGGTTTGATGGAGGCATCTTTGATATGTAACAAGCTTTTTCTGGAGTTAAGTTTATCCTCATGGTAATATATAGCTATTGATCCACTAGTATTGGAAGGCTGGGAAGAATGATAAAGAGAACACTTGCTTTGACATTAATACTTATATTGCTAATTACCCATGCTGCCTATGGCTATGGAGATATTGAGACCTATCGGGTAGCCGGGGACATACAGTTTCCACCTTATGAGTTTCTGGATGTGGACGGAGTCTACAAGGGCTTTAATGTAGACATTCTTAAGGCTATAAGCCTTGTCACCGGGATGGAGTTTCAGTTTATGCCCATGAAATGGGAGGATGCATTTCATTCAATCGATAGAGGGCAGGCTGATATCATCCAGGGTATGAAGGAATCGGATGAAAGAAGGGAGAGGTTTAGCTTTACCGACTCTTTGTTGATGAATTCACAGTCAATTTTTGTCATGGATTCTAATTACTCCATAAGCAATAATTCGGATCTCGTTGGGAAGACGGTCTCTATCCAGAAGGAGGACGTAGTATATTTAGAGTTAAGCAGAATAAAAGACATAAAGATAATTCAGCATGACACTATGGAGGAAGCAGTTGCTGCATTAGTTGACCAACAGGTGGATGCCATGGTAGGGAACACTCTTACAGTCAGTTATATCTGTAATGAGAGAGGTTGGATCGATCAGGTCAAGATAGTAGGCGAGACACTAAACGAACAAAGGTACTCCATGGCTGTCTCTAAAGAAAATCCTGTACTATTGAGAAAGCTAAATGAAGGCTTAGACGAGATCCAGTCCAATGGTATGTATGATGCCATCCATAGAAAGTGGTTTGGCACTCCCATAAGAAACACAGGTGAAGAGACAGAGCTTCAGATAAAAATACTATTGCTTTCTATCTTTGCTCTCATGATGCTGGTTTTTGTAGTACAGCTTATCAACAGAAGGCTAAAGAAGATCATAGATGAAAAGACTCAAGAGGAAAAGGCTCTTATCAACGAGCTGAGAAACTATGACAAGCTTCAGTTTATGGACAGGATAATATCCTCCCTTGCGCATGAGATCAGAAATCCGCTGACGTCTGTAAAGATATACACAACCCAGATGAAGGACAAGCTTGATAATAAGGAATTTATGATAGCTGCCTCTGAGGACATACCTGAGGAAATAGACAGGATAGATGCTCTCATTTCAGAATTCATGGAGTTTACATCTCCCCGCAAGCCTCAGAAGAAGCTGCTTAACCTGAAAAATGAGCTTGAGAATGCGATCAAGTTTATCAAACTTCAGGTTAGGGATATCAATATTGTTATAGATGTTCCTGAGGATTTGTTTATTGAGTTTGATCTGGGACATTTTAAACAAATAGTAATAAATATCCTTCTAAATTCGAGGGATGCGTTGGCTGATACTGAAGATCCAACCATCATAATAAGAGGGTATCCGGAAGGGAAGATAGTTAATATTGAGTTCATAGATAATGGCTCCGGAATGAAGGAGGATCAACTCGATTATATATTTGAGCCTTTCTACACGACAAAGGAAAATGGCAACGGCGTTGGCATGTTTATCGTCAAAAAGCTGATCGAGGAGAACGGAGGGAGCATCCAGGCCAAACCTAATGGAGCAAGCAAGGGATTTGGGGTATATCTCAAGGTCATGAGGGGTGTTAGCATATGAAAACAAAGATTCTTATTATCGATGATGAAGCAAAAATACTCAGGGCTCTTAAATTTCTGCTTGAGGATGAGTACCAGGTATTTACAAGTGACAACATGACTGATGGAAAAAGGATATTTATTGAGGAGAAAATAAATCTTGTGCTTCTTGATTTAAGATTATCAGAGGGAAGCGGTTTAAATCTTATGGAAGAGCTCCTTTCCATAGATCCAAGTGCTGTAATTATAATCATGACGGCATATTCGACAATAGATAATTCGATCAGGGCAATAAAGGCAGGAGCATACTACTTTATAACCAAGCCGATAGATAATGAACAGCTATTGATATTACTGAGTACTGCATCTGAGAAGCTGGATCTTAAGAAAGAGCTTGATCAGCTTCAGGGTCATTTGAGGAAGACGCTGATTGGGGAATCAAAGTCTATCCTTGGTATAAGGAAAGTAGTTGATAAGATAAAGGATACTGATGCAACTGTCCTTATAACCGGGGAAAGTGGAACCGGTAAGGAGCTGATAGCTCAAACCATCCACACCAGCAGCAACAGGGCTAAGAAACCATTTATTGCAATAAATTGTGCGGCAATGCCAAGTGAACTCCTGGAAAGTGAGCTCTTTGGATATAAGAAGGGGTCCTTTACAGGTGCTTTCAAGGAGAATATCGGGCTTATCAGAAAGGCCGACAAAGGAACGCTTTTTCTTGATGAGATAGGCGAAATGGATGGAAGGCTGCAGTCAAAGATCCTGAGATTTCTTCAGGAGAAGGAAGTTAGGCAGATCGGAGATGAAAAAAACTTCCCCGTAGATGTCAGGGTCATTTGCTCCACAAACAGAGATATTAAGGAGCAAATCAGGTTAGGAAACTTCAGGGAAGATCTATATTACAGAATAAACGTCATAAATATCGTAGCTCCTCCCCTTAGGGACAGGGTTGAGGATCTGCAGCTTCTGGTCCCACATTTTATCCACAAATACAGGATAGCCTACAGCAAAGATGTCGATGGTGTGACAGAAGAAGCAATGAAACAGTTGAAAAGCTACAGCTTTCCGGGAAATGTAAGAGAGCTTGAAAATATAATCCAAAGGGCTGTACTGTTGAGTGGAGAGGACCAGATTGGTGTGGATGCACTCAATCTTAACAATCCTACGCTTATTAGAGGGGATCATGATTCCAGCGAAAAGCACATAAAGATTTATGAGGGTGAATCACTTAAGGACATAGAAAAGAAAGTTATCAGGTTTGCACTTGAGAATAACAGGCAAAACAGAAGGTGGACTGCAGAGAGCCTTGGGATAAGTGAAAGGTCATTGCGGTACAAGATCAAGGAATATGATCTATAAATCATTTTACAAGAAGATGCCCCGGGGAACCAGGGCATCCTTCAGGTTTAAAACTTGCCTGTTCCGGATCTTCTGATCCTCCTAAAATTGGTTGCTTCAAAGATTCACTGACTAATATCTATGGGATATAAAGAAAAAGCTGACGGCATTATCAAATAAAGCCGTTATTGTTTTGTATCAATCAAGGACATAGAGCCATAGTTTTGCTATAATCTAAGCATAAGAGCGGTTTACGAAAGCGATATGTGAGGAGGACTGATCATGAAGGTGCTTGTAACGGGAGGTCTTGGATTTATCGGAAGCCATACGGTTGTCCAACTCGCCAAAAGAGGCCACAAGGTTGTGATAGTGGACAACCTTTCAAATTCAAGAGAGGATGTACTGACAAGGATCGAAGAGATAACTGGCATAAAGTCAAAGCTTTTCATAGAAGATGCAACGGATGAGGCTTCGATGAGAAGAATTTTTGAGGCAAGTTCATTTGA
This region includes:
- a CDS encoding helix-turn-helix domain-containing protein, translated to MSYDSIIKCLDEAVRISRGELKGRRHKIIIRPVSNFDKEEIKTLRGKLNLTQINFAQLLGVSKKTIEAWENGKNTLPGPARRIFELLEENPNFVTYSFW
- a CDS encoding IS1380 family transposase encodes the protein MINKIDFNAKNLTSNAGLFLLLENVKNNAIFEMIENNLIFESDSVNKIKMNHIKTMLCGHFIGIDKLERLKLLKTDPLVREFDISVKEPETVSRFLGKFNFKTTQMFREINFKVFKKLLSKSKLTSITIDIDSSVINVEGHQEGATKGYNPKKLGNRCYNIQFAFCDELKAFVTGFFRSGNTYTANGAAELIKEIVATLKKDDLEILFRMDSGYFDEEIIETIESLGCKYLIKAKAYSTLTSQVADLSIPFVKGTEGRETTELFTKLDKWEKKRRFVVSRVLKPEKERAQLSLLEGYEYEYFFFVTNTKLLSEAVVISYEKRGNAENYIKEAKYDMAVGQLLLKSFWANEAVFQMMMLSYNLFLLFKFDYLAVSEYRQQIKTFRLKYVFLAAKIIKTARSVIMKLSEKFPYKEVYEKCLC
- a CDS encoding NAD(P)-dependent alcohol dehydrogenase — translated: MKGFAMKRIGEVGWVEKDAPKCGPLDAICRPIALAPCTSDIHTVYEGALGEREDMILGHEAVGEIVEVGELVNDFKVGDKVLVPAITPDWGALESQRGFAMHSGGMLSGWKFSNFKDGVFGELFHVNEADANLALLPEGMDPATGTMLSDMVPTGFHGAEMAEVTYGEDVLVVGIGPVGLMAVAGSALKGAARILAVGTRPNCIEVAKEYGATDIISYKEGPIEEQVMSLTRGKGVDKVILAGGGLETFKTGVKVIKPGGIISNINYLGSGENIEIPRVEWGVGMGHIKIVGGLMPAGRMRTERLANLIMAGRLDPSKLLTHRFEGMESLDKALDLMHRKPADLIKPVITIKY
- a CDS encoding GNAT family N-acetyltransferase, with amino-acid sequence MEITIRKVKPEDLDVIPEYRNQGVAAKLMKHLTDASLKNGRKGLILTCKEHLIHYYSKVGFVNLGVSDSTHGGAVWYDMILEIQK
- the gltS gene encoding sodium/glutamate symporter; translated protein: MKFELVEGLMSISLDSAVTLALAAALLLIGFFVKGKVKILDKYCIPAPVIGGFIFMFVTWLGHLSGSFAFSFENIFQSAFMLAFFTTVGLGASYKLLVKGGKLLIVYWLVAGVISIIQNTLGIAVAKVIGLEAPYALLASAISMIGGHGAALSYGTTFAEMGYEVAPLVGAAAATFGLISAVLIGGPLGRRLIVKYDLKPEEDSTFDTSVTDINVSTGHKLSSLDIIKNVSAILICMAFGTIIAGWISKIINMGFPTYVGAMFVAVILRNVNEKFHLYKFDFALVDEIGNVMLNLYLSLALMTLKLWELSGLIGGVLIVLFVQVVVLSLLGYFVVFRILGKNYDAAVMVAGLAGHGLGATPSAIVNMTAVNEKYGMSRKAMMIVPIVGAFLVDIIYQPQTIWFIKTFVESLV
- the ftcD gene encoding glutamate formimidoyltransferase, with product MKKLMECVPNFSEGRNLEVVENIVDEARKIDGITILDYSSDKDHNRTVLTMIGAPDKIKEAAINTAKKAAELIDMTKHEGAHPRMGATDVVPFTPVSNVTIAECIEIAKEVAAEIGSWGIPVYLYEDACTKEDRRNLASVRKGQYEGFFEKIKDEEWKPDFGPQEMNAKSGATAVGARVPLVAFNVNLDTPNVEIADKIAKKVRHLGGGLRYVKAIGLKLEERNQTQVSMNLVNYEKSAVYQAFEMVKMEARRYGVNVVGSEVIGTIPMKSLIDVAEYYLQIENFSIEQILEKRLLDEQ
- a CDS encoding cyclodeaminase/cyclohydrolase family protein — protein: MDYKGIMELILDTDDVTVGGGSASALSGALACGLIGMVCKLSTKKDYGLSAEAQLEYAKELEDIREKLLQGIVTDANAYGVIIDAYKLPKETDEEKEIRKKAIADAGIVGASAPMENAKLCRRVYDIGKELDGKTNPNCQSDLVIGFELAKIGTNGCLMNIEANLPLVKDEVKIAEFNKALVELRID
- a CDS encoding HutD family protein yields the protein MKAKIIKREDFITAKWAGGETTQLAIYPENAVFADRDFLWRISSATFTATESTFSDFTGYQRYILPLKGELSIYHNGLYDRHLKPYEVEYFDGAWTTRSTNSPDCRDFNFIVKSGSLARLQVLLEGEEYFVRESAIAAFFSMDDFEIEHISYEERIGIEGFSLYVLETDSEEWIRIFNAESPVIVAEYILK
- a CDS encoding transporter substrate-binding domain-containing protein; protein product: MIKRTLALTLILILLITHAAYGYGDIETYRVAGDIQFPPYEFLDVDGVYKGFNVDILKAISLVTGMEFQFMPMKWEDAFHSIDRGQADIIQGMKESDERRERFSFTDSLLMNSQSIFVMDSNYSISNNSDLVGKTVSIQKEDVVYLELSRIKDIKIIQHDTMEEAVAALVDQQVDAMVGNTLTVSYICNERGWIDQVKIVGETLNEQRYSMAVSKENPVLLRKLNEGLDEIQSNGMYDAIHRKWFGTPIRNTGEETELQIKILLLSIFALMMLVFVVQLINRRLKKIIDEKTQEEKALINELRNYDKLQFMDRIISSLAHEIRNPLTSVKIYTTQMKDKLDNKEFMIAASEDIPEEIDRIDALISEFMEFTSPRKPQKKLLNLKNELENAIKFIKLQVRDINIVIDVPEDLFIEFDLGHFKQIVINILLNSRDALADTEDPTIIIRGYPEGKIVNIEFIDNGSGMKEDQLDYIFEPFYTTKENGNGVGMFIVKKLIEENGGSIQAKPNGASKGFGVYLKVMRGVSI